One Turneriella parva DSM 21527 genomic region harbors:
- a CDS encoding tRNA (cytidine(34)-2'-O)-methyltransferase gives MAETLHTGQNLSNTSAEIAGPTIVLHRPQIPQNTGNVSRLCVALNSELIITGKAGFEFDSAAVRRAGLDHWPHLRFTHHQRFADFYRASKGRRLLGISKAGTVSALEFSYEKGDVLVFGNETMGLPPALFSRVDQTLALPMFGPVRSLNLANSVAVVAYAWLQKVYGAALQVDSTRYPRTYYRSGHHG, from the coding sequence ATGGCCGAAACTTTACACACCGGGCAAAATCTTTCGAACACTTCGGCTGAGATTGCCGGGCCGACAATCGTGCTGCACCGGCCGCAGATTCCGCAGAACACCGGCAATGTCTCGCGGCTGTGTGTCGCACTCAATAGCGAGCTCATTATTACAGGCAAAGCGGGTTTTGAATTTGATTCTGCTGCGGTGCGCCGAGCTGGGCTCGACCACTGGCCGCACCTGCGTTTTACGCACCACCAGCGGTTCGCCGATTTTTACCGCGCGAGCAAAGGACGCAGACTCTTGGGTATTTCAAAAGCGGGCACTGTGAGCGCGCTTGAATTCAGTTATGAAAAGGGCGACGTGCTCGTTTTCGGCAATGAAACGATGGGGTTGCCCCCTGCACTCTTCTCTCGCGTCGACCAGACATTGGCGTTACCGATGTTCGGGCCCGTGCGCAGCCTCAATCTCGCGAACAGCGTCGCCGTCGTCGCGTATGCGTGGCTGCAGAAAGTTTATGGCGCGGCGCTGCAGGTTGATAGCACGCGCTATCCGCGCACCTATTACCGGTCGGGACACCATGGCTGA
- a CDS encoding thiamine-phosphate kinase, whose protein sequence is MPAYSKANRHKRRLSEEQIIAALGRLKCSQQNLLRADDIGVLHSQGKLYVATDSLVEGIHYLDAWLSPRDIAYKLFARNFSDFAVKGIRPEFALLNFGLRAEHAATRFVKPFLSELDALFTRFAITLIGGDTGRSLHDHFTLSFFGSSGRFIARQAASLKAGDSVFQIGCVGGSDTARTALSKSKNLRARDARYFKRPTFLHAYPKGLRPIAAIDQSDSVEKTLRLLAEANSVELEIDLDQVQTAESVGKISEGNALQVLSAAEDLAVFGLVSGGGKVSAESSPAFRLIGKVKYIHKARPRVSYKLNGRNFTHRAKSFEHFG, encoded by the coding sequence GTGCCGGCGTATAGCAAAGCGAACAGACATAAAAGGCGCCTCAGCGAAGAGCAGATTATTGCTGCGCTTGGGCGGCTGAAGTGCTCGCAGCAAAACTTGCTGCGCGCCGACGACATTGGGGTGCTGCACTCTCAAGGTAAACTTTACGTCGCTACTGACAGTCTGGTTGAAGGCATACACTACCTCGATGCCTGGCTTTCACCGCGAGACATTGCCTACAAGCTCTTCGCCCGCAACTTTTCTGATTTCGCCGTCAAAGGCATCAGACCTGAATTTGCGTTGCTGAATTTCGGCCTGCGCGCCGAACACGCGGCAACCCGGTTCGTGAAGCCATTCTTGAGCGAGCTCGATGCCCTGTTCACCCGCTTCGCAATTACCCTCATCGGGGGAGACACTGGGCGGTCTTTGCATGACCATTTCACTTTAAGCTTTTTCGGCAGTTCGGGGCGCTTTATCGCGCGCCAGGCTGCTTCTCTGAAAGCCGGTGATTCTGTCTTTCAGATCGGCTGCGTCGGCGGTAGCGACACGGCGCGCACGGCTCTTTCGAAAAGTAAAAACCTGCGCGCGAGGGACGCGAGGTATTTCAAGCGACCCACGTTCTTGCACGCATACCCCAAGGGATTGAGGCCCATTGCGGCTATCGACCAAAGCGACTCGGTCGAAAAGACGCTGCGCCTGCTGGCCGAAGCAAATTCTGTCGAGCTTGAAATTGACCTGGACCAGGTACAGACAGCCGAAAGCGTCGGCAAAATCAGCGAAGGGAATGCCCTACAGGTGCTCAGTGCCGCCGAAGATCTCGCAGTCTTCGGCCTCGTCTCAGGCGGCGGCAAAGTAAGTGCTGAATCCTCACCCGCTTTTCGCCTCATCGGCAAGGTAAAATACATCCATAAGGCACGCCCGCGCGTTTCTTACAAGCTCAATGGCCGAAACTTTACACACCGGGCAAAATCTTTCGAACACTTCGGCTGA